The following proteins are encoded in a genomic region of Zea mays cultivar B73 chromosome 9, Zm-B73-REFERENCE-NAM-5.0, whole genome shotgun sequence:
- the LOC111590157 gene encoding formin-like protein 5, producing MALYIAVAMVLVMTSSAIDGTSYSPSTSCPSFLQFGPFRVFFPHLCPWQFHFKKWTLSSAPSSLAPSLCVPAPILLTPDNLTWQPTCQGVGAIDLGADLLASAPPPPRLQNSYQGVGAKIYGADPLYSEPPEFQPKFSNRAVGLLSLCPSRRRRSPTPAPTGVCAPPLLHGGRAHRSPSAPPLLHGGRDHRRPPAPPPARRRRAVPPRPSPGKRPAPFQPRPPAHTAKAAAPTSSPDRAPSPPAHQAGDTRPAPEPAPRPRPYTGRRHAAPPWSPLPARVVVVQPRPRPRPLRWTIF from the coding sequence TCTCCTTCTACCTCCTGTCCATCTTTTTTGCAATTTGGCCCTTTTCGAGTTTTTTTCCCACATTTATGCCCCtggcagtttcatttcaaaaaatggacccttagctcggcgccgtcatcattggcgccgagcTTGTGTGTGCCGGCGCCAATACTATTGACGCCGGACAATCTGACCTGGCAGCCGACGTGtcagggggtcggcgccatagatcttggcgccgacctcCTGGCATCTGCGCCGCCGCCCCCGCGTCTGCAAAATTCGTACCAaggggtcggcgccaagatctatggcgccgacccctTATATTCTGAGCCGCCCGAGTTTCAACCAAAATTTTCAAACCGCGCCGTCGGCCTTCTATCCCTCTGCCCCTCGCGCCGCCGACGCTCGCCGACGCCCGCGCCAACCGGAGTTTGCGCGCCGCCCCTGCTCCACGGTGGTCGCGCCCACCGGAGCCCGTCCGCGCCGCCCCTGCTCCACGGCGGCCGCGACCACCGGAGGCcgcccgcgccgccccctgctcgaCGCCGGCGCGCCGtcccgccccgcccctcccccggcaaGCGCCCCGCCCCCTTCCAGCCAAGGCCGCCGGCCCACACCGCCAAGGCCGCCGCCCCAACGTCGAGCCCCGACCGCGCCCCATCCCCGCCGGCGCACCAAGCCGGCGACACGCGCCCCGCCCCGGAGCCCGCTCCCCGCCCGCGCCCATACACCGGCCGGCGACACGCCGCCCCGCCCTGGAGCCCGCTCCCCGCCCGCGTCGTCGTCGTCCAaccccgaccccgaccccgaccGTTAAG